From Dasypus novemcinctus isolate mDasNov1 chromosome 8, mDasNov1.1.hap2, whole genome shotgun sequence, the proteins below share one genomic window:
- the ASB6 gene encoding ankyrin repeat and SOCS box protein 6 isoform X2 produces MPFLHGFRRIIFEYQPLVDAILGSLGIQDLERQEHLDGPSHVASEESRILVLTELLERKAHCPFYQEGVSNALLKMAELGLTRAADVLLQNGANLNFEDPVTYYTALHIAVLRNQPDMVELLVRHGADINRRDRIHESSPLDLASEEPERLPCLQRLLDLGADVNAADKHGKTALLHALASSDGVQIHNTENIRLLLEGGADVKATTKDGDTVFTCIIFLLGETVGGDKEEARMINRFCFQVTQLLLAHGADPSECPAHESLTHICLKSFKLHFPLLRFLLESGAAYNCSLHGASCWSGFHIIFERLCSHPGCTEDESHVDLLRKAETILDLMVTNSQKLQLPENFDIHPVGSLAEKIQALHFSLRQLESYPPTLKHLCRVYIRLYLQPWPVDVKVKALPLPDRLKWYLLSEHSGTLEDDI; encoded by the exons ATGCCATTCCTGCACGGCTTCCGGAGGATCATCTTCGAGTACCAGCCGCTGGTGGATGCGATTCTGGGCTCCCTGGGGATCCAGGACCTCGAGCGACAGGAACACCTGGACGG ACCCAGTCACGTCGCCAGTGAGGAGAGCCGGATCCTTGTTCTCACGGAGCTGCTGGAGAGGAAGGCCCACTGTCCATTTTACCAGGAGGGCGTGAGCAATGCCCTGCTGAAGATGGCCGAGCTGGGGCTGACACGGGCAGCTGACGTTCTCCTGCAGAACGGGGCCAATCTCAACTTTGAAG ACCCGGTCACCTACTACACTGCCCTGCACATCGCCGTCCTGCGAAACCAACCCGATATGGTGGAACTGCTGGTGCGCCATGGGGCCGACATTAACCGGAGGGACCGG ATCCATGAGAGCAGCCCCTTAGACCTGGCCAGCGAGGAGCCAGAGCGCCTGCCCTGTCTGCAGCGCCTGCTGGACCTTGGAGCAGACGTCAATGCAGCTGACAAGCACG gGAAGACTGCTTTGCTCCATGCTTTGGCCAGCAGTGACGGGGTGCAGATCCACAATACTGAGAACATCCGGCTCTTGCTGGAGGGAG GGGCAGATGTGAAGGCTACCACCAAAGATGGGGACACGGTATTCacttgcatcatcttcctgcttgGTGAAACTGTGGGAGGGGACAAAGAGGAGGCCCGGATGATCAACCGCTTTTGTTTCCAAGTCACGCAGCTGCTGTTGGCTCATGGGGCAGACCCCAGTGAATGTCCAGCCCACGAATCTCTCACCCATATCTGCCTCAAGAGTTTTAAACTGCATTTCCCTCTCCTCCGCTTCCTGCTAGAATCTGGAGCCGCCTATAACTGTTCTCTCCACGGTGCGTCCTGCTGGTCTGGCTTTCACATCATCTTTGAGAGGCTTTGTTCCCACCCAGGCTGCACTGAAGATGAGAGCCATGTGGACCTCTTGCGCAAGGCCGAGACCATCCTTGATCTCATGGTGACTAATTCCCAGAAACTCCAACTGCCTGAAAACTTTGATATCCACCCGGTGGGTAGCCTGGCAGAAAAGATCCAGGCCCTTCACTTCTCCTTGAGGCAGCTGGAGAGCTATCCCCCAACCCTCAAGCATCTGTGTCGTGTTTACATCCGCCTCTACCTTCAGCCCTGGCCTGTGGATGTGAAGGTCAAAGCCCTTCCTCTGCCTGACAGGCTGAAGTGGTACCTCCTCAGTGAGCACAGTGGTACCCTCGAGGATGATATCTGA
- the NTMT1 gene encoding N-terminal Xaa-Pro-Lys N-methyltransferase 1: MTSEVIEDEKQFYSKAKMYWKEVPPTVDGMLGGYGHISSIDINSSRKFLQRFLREGPSKTGTSYALDCGAGIGRITKRLLLPLFKVVDMVDVTEDFLVKAKTYLGEEGKRVRNYFCCGLQDFSPEPNSYDVIWIQWVIGHLTDQHLAEFLRRCKWGLRPNGIIVIKDNMAQEGVILDDVDSSVCRDLEVVRRIIRSAGLSLLAEERQENLPEEIYHVYSFALR, translated from the exons ATGACAAGCGAGGTGATAGAAGATGAGAAACAGTTCTATTCGAAGGCCAAGATGTACTGGAAAGAAGTCCCACCCACAGTGGACGGCATGCTGGGGGGGTATGGCCACATCTCCAGCATCGACATCAACAGCTCCCGGAAGTTCCTGCAGAGGTTTTTGAGG GAAGGCCCAAGCAAGACTGGAACTTCTTATGCCCTGGACTGTGGGGCTGGCATTGGAAGGATCACCAAGCGGCTCCTCCTGCCATTGTTCAAAGTGGTGGATATGGTCGATGTGACGGAGGACTTCCTGGTGAAAGCTAAGACCTACCTGGGCGAGGAGGGCAAGAGGGTGAGGAATTACTTCTGCTGTGGTCTTCAGGACTTCAGCCCAGAGCCCAACTCCTATGACGTCATCTGGATCCAGTGGGTGATAG GCCACCTCACCGATCAGCACTTGGCTGAGTTCCTGCGGCGCTGCAAGTGGGGCCTTCGCCCCAATGGCATCATCGTCATCAAAGACAACATGGCCCAGGAGGGTGTGATCCTGGATGACGTGGACAGCAGTGTGTGCCGGGACCTCGAGGTGGTCCGCAGGATCATCCGCAGTGCGGGCCTCAGCCTTCTGGCCGAGGAGAGGCAGGAGAACCTCCCTGAAGAGATTTACCACGTCTACAGCTTTGCCCTGAGATGA
- the ASB6 gene encoding ankyrin repeat and SOCS box protein 6 isoform X1: protein MRFWAPWGSRTSSDRNTWTDPVTYYTALHIAVLRNQPDMVELLVRHGADINRRDRIHESSPLDLASEEPERLPCLQRLLDLGADVNAADKHGKTALLHALASSDGVQIHNTENIRLLLEGGADVKATTKDGDTVFTCIIFLLGETVGGDKEEARMINRFCFQVTQLLLAHGADPSECPAHESLTHICLKSFKLHFPLLRFLLESGAAYNCSLHGASCWSGFHIIFERLCSHPGCTEDESHVDLLRKAETILDLMVTNSQKLQLPENFDIHPVGSLAEKIQALHFSLRQLESYPPTLKHLCRVYIRLYLQPWPVDVKVKALPLPDRLKWYLLSEHSGTLEDDI from the exons ATGCGATTCTGGGCTCCCTGGGGATCCAGGACCTCGAGCGACAGGAACACCTGGACGG ACCCGGTCACCTACTACACTGCCCTGCACATCGCCGTCCTGCGAAACCAACCCGATATGGTGGAACTGCTGGTGCGCCATGGGGCCGACATTAACCGGAGGGACCGG ATCCATGAGAGCAGCCCCTTAGACCTGGCCAGCGAGGAGCCAGAGCGCCTGCCCTGTCTGCAGCGCCTGCTGGACCTTGGAGCAGACGTCAATGCAGCTGACAAGCACG gGAAGACTGCTTTGCTCCATGCTTTGGCCAGCAGTGACGGGGTGCAGATCCACAATACTGAGAACATCCGGCTCTTGCTGGAGGGAG GGGCAGATGTGAAGGCTACCACCAAAGATGGGGACACGGTATTCacttgcatcatcttcctgcttgGTGAAACTGTGGGAGGGGACAAAGAGGAGGCCCGGATGATCAACCGCTTTTGTTTCCAAGTCACGCAGCTGCTGTTGGCTCATGGGGCAGACCCCAGTGAATGTCCAGCCCACGAATCTCTCACCCATATCTGCCTCAAGAGTTTTAAACTGCATTTCCCTCTCCTCCGCTTCCTGCTAGAATCTGGAGCCGCCTATAACTGTTCTCTCCACGGTGCGTCCTGCTGGTCTGGCTTTCACATCATCTTTGAGAGGCTTTGTTCCCACCCAGGCTGCACTGAAGATGAGAGCCATGTGGACCTCTTGCGCAAGGCCGAGACCATCCTTGATCTCATGGTGACTAATTCCCAGAAACTCCAACTGCCTGAAAACTTTGATATCCACCCGGTGGGTAGCCTGGCAGAAAAGATCCAGGCCCTTCACTTCTCCTTGAGGCAGCTGGAGAGCTATCCCCCAACCCTCAAGCATCTGTGTCGTGTTTACATCCGCCTCTACCTTCAGCCCTGGCCTGTGGATGTGAAGGTCAAAGCCCTTCCTCTGCCTGACAGGCTGAAGTGGTACCTCCTCAGTGAGCACAGTGGTACCCTCGAGGATGATATCTGA